One region of Rhodothermus profundi genomic DNA includes:
- a CDS encoding ATP-dependent Clp protease ATP-binding subunit, translating into MEGNFSNRVRDVISYSREEAIRLGHDYIGTEHLLLGIIREGEGIAVQILRNLGCDLLKLKKAIEDAVRSTSGPTTVVGNLPLTKQAEKVLKITYLEAKLYKSDVIGTEHLLLSLLRDEENIAAQILQQGFSITYDAVRAELDAILSGKASARSSSGSGSGSRFSSRYGREYTKMEKSKTPVLDNFGRDLTKLAEEGKLDPVIGRDREIERVAQVLSRRKKNNPVLIGDPGVGKTAIVEGLAMRIVQRKVSRVLYDKRIVSLDLAALVAGTKYRGQFEERMKAVMNELEKNPDVILFIDELHTIVGAGGASGSLDASNMFKPALARGEIQCIGATTLDEYRQYIEKDGALDRRFQKIMVDPSTPEETIEILQKIKDRYEEHHNVRYTDEAIELCVKLSERYITDRFLPDKAIDVMDEAGARVHLKNIRVPKEIVELEEEIERVREEKNRVVKSQRFEEAARLRDREKKLLEELEEAKRAWEERIQHEVHEVTAQDIAEVVAMMTGIPVDKITEPEQKKLLRMEEALKGRVIGQDEAISKLARAIRRTRAGLKDPKRPIGSFIFLGPTGVGKTELAKALTEYLFDSEDALIRIDMSEYMEKFSVSRLIGAPPGYVGYEEGGQLTEKVRRKPYSVVLLDEIEKAHPDVFNILLQVLDDGILTDGLGRRVDFRNTIIIMTSNIGAREIKNLGKGIGFTQSEQPFNYQAMKSTVEDALKRVFNPEFLNRIDDVIVFQPLEKQHIYQIIDLMVSDLLKRAGDLGIQVEFTQAAKDFLVEKGYDPQYGARPLRRAIQKYVEDPLAEAILSNEVKEGDLVVIHYDESVKPGELIFEARPAAEATPPEKPETAEEGASE; encoded by the coding sequence ATGGAAGGAAACTTCTCCAACAGAGTCCGGGACGTTATTTCCTACAGTCGGGAAGAAGCAATCCGACTGGGACACGATTACATCGGAACGGAACATCTGTTGCTCGGCATCATCCGGGAAGGCGAAGGCATCGCTGTACAGATCCTTCGCAACCTTGGATGTGACCTGTTGAAACTGAAAAAAGCCATTGAAGATGCAGTCCGGAGCACCAGCGGCCCAACTACAGTTGTAGGGAATCTTCCCCTGACGAAGCAGGCCGAGAAGGTGTTGAAGATAACATACCTCGAAGCCAAACTATACAAGAGCGATGTAATCGGCACCGAACACTTGCTGCTAAGCCTGCTGCGCGATGAGGAAAACATTGCCGCCCAGATTCTGCAGCAGGGTTTCTCTATTACCTATGATGCTGTCCGCGCCGAGCTGGATGCGATTTTGAGTGGGAAGGCGTCGGCCCGGAGCAGCAGTGGGAGCGGAAGCGGCAGTCGCTTTTCATCCAGATACGGTAGAGAGTACACAAAGATGGAAAAGAGCAAAACACCCGTGCTGGACAATTTCGGCCGCGACCTGACCAAGCTGGCCGAAGAGGGGAAGCTGGATCCTGTCATCGGACGGGATCGGGAGATTGAGCGGGTTGCCCAGGTGCTCAGCCGCCGGAAGAAAAACAATCCGGTGCTGATTGGAGACCCGGGCGTAGGAAAGACCGCCATCGTGGAGGGCCTGGCTATGCGGATTGTGCAACGCAAGGTCAGCCGGGTGCTCTACGACAAACGAATCGTCTCTCTCGACCTGGCGGCGCTTGTAGCAGGTACAAAGTACCGCGGCCAGTTCGAGGAGCGCATGAAGGCGGTTATGAATGAGCTCGAAAAGAATCCCGACGTTATTCTTTTCATCGACGAGCTGCACACCATCGTCGGAGCCGGTGGCGCTTCGGGCTCGCTTGACGCCTCCAACATGTTCAAACCGGCGCTGGCGCGCGGTGAAATTCAGTGCATCGGCGCGACCACCCTGGACGAATACCGTCAGTACATTGAAAAAGACGGCGCGCTGGATCGCCGCTTCCAGAAGATTATGGTCGACCCCTCCACTCCGGAGGAGACCATCGAAATTCTGCAGAAGATTAAAGATCGCTACGAGGAACACCATAACGTCCGGTACACGGACGAGGCGATTGAGCTGTGCGTCAAACTGTCGGAGCGGTACATCACCGATCGCTTCCTTCCAGATAAGGCCATTGATGTTATGGATGAAGCCGGCGCCCGGGTGCACTTGAAAAACATCCGGGTTCCGAAAGAAATCGTCGAGCTGGAAGAAGAAATTGAGCGGGTACGTGAGGAAAAGAACCGCGTCGTTAAAAGCCAACGCTTCGAAGAGGCAGCGCGGCTGCGCGACCGGGAAAAGAAGTTGCTCGAAGAGCTGGAAGAGGCCAAGCGCGCCTGGGAAGAGCGTATTCAGCATGAAGTCCATGAGGTCACGGCCCAGGATATCGCAGAGGTCGTGGCGATGATGACGGGAATCCCCGTCGACAAAATCACCGAACCTGAGCAGAAAAAGCTCCTCCGCATGGAGGAGGCGCTCAAAGGACGCGTCATCGGTCAGGACGAAGCGATCTCCAAGCTGGCCCGGGCGATCCGGCGGACGCGCGCCGGCCTCAAAGATCCGAAACGCCCCATTGGTTCTTTCATTTTCCTGGGACCGACCGGCGTCGGCAAAACTGAGCTGGCCAAAGCCCTGACGGAGTACCTGTTCGATTCCGAGGATGCCCTCATCCGCATTGACATGAGCGAGTACATGGAGAAATTCTCCGTCAGTCGCCTGATCGGTGCTCCGCCAGGCTATGTGGGCTACGAAGAGGGCGGCCAGCTTACCGAGAAGGTGCGGCGCAAGCCTTATTCGGTCGTGCTGCTGGATGAAATTGAGAAGGCCCATCCGGATGTGTTCAACATCCTACTGCAGGTGCTGGACGACGGAATCCTGACTGATGGACTGGGCCGCCGCGTCGACTTCCGGAATACAATCATCATTATGACCTCTAACATCGGCGCCCGCGAAATTAAGAACCTGGGGAAGGGCATCGGCTTTACGCAGAGCGAACAGCCCTTTAACTATCAGGCGATGAAGTCTACGGTTGAAGATGCGCTCAAGCGCGTCTTCAACCCCGAGTTTTTGAACCGAATCGACGATGTGATCGTCTTCCAACCGCTGGAGAAACAGCATATTTACCAGATCATCGACCTGATGGTCTCCGACCTGCTCAAGCGGGCAGGAGACCTTGGCATCCAGGTTGAGTTCACCCAGGCTGCCAAGGACTTCCTGGTCGAAAAAGGCTATGATCCGCAGTACGGTGCCCGGCCGTTGCGGCGAGCTATCCAGAAGTACGTAGAAGATCCACTGGCCGAGGCTATCCTGAGCAACGAAGTCAAAGAAGGCGATCTGGTTGTAATCCACTATGACGAGTCCGTCAAACCAGGCGAACTGATTTTTGAGGCGCGGCCAGCCGCCGAAGCAACACCCCCTGAAAAACCCGAAACGGCTGAAGAAGGGGCCTCGGAATAG
- a CDS encoding ABC transporter permease, whose amino-acid sequence MLRHLYFELFIALRYLRGAQGREEGRRFLRFITYIAIGGVTVGVAALLLALSIVHGFSQEIEAKLTGFGAHVQVENLRDAPLAEASWMEAVLQRMPGVRTVRPVIQEFVLIRRSRREVDGVALWGSPTLPAYLQQHLVAGTASFAPDSLGRPGLIIGRQLAEQLGLRPGHLVTLFSMRHLPTGTRPRVRVRQFYIAGLYETLLADFDHLYVFTSLEAARALLAYGPDEVTRFDLTLQDVQEASHIARQIEEYFGLPVIARTIYEVFRNLFAWVRLQESIIPLVISIIVIVAAFNMLAMLLMVVLEKTREIGILASMGASQQRLQRLYLILGLLTGTIGTLLGELLALGLALLQQQLGIIPLPAEAYYMRTAPVALHAVDFILVAFVTILLCGLASFVPARIAARMNPIQVIRFH is encoded by the coding sequence GTGCTCCGCCATCTGTACTTCGAACTTTTTATCGCGCTTCGCTACCTTCGAGGCGCCCAGGGCCGGGAAGAAGGACGTCGGTTCCTCCGCTTTATCACATACATTGCCATTGGCGGAGTAACCGTTGGCGTAGCAGCGTTGCTGCTAGCGCTTTCCATTGTACATGGTTTTAGCCAGGAGATTGAAGCCAAACTTACAGGGTTCGGCGCACATGTTCAGGTTGAGAACTTACGCGACGCCCCGCTGGCAGAAGCTTCCTGGATGGAAGCTGTTCTGCAGCGCATGCCGGGGGTGCGCACCGTTCGGCCAGTCATTCAAGAATTTGTCCTGATTCGGCGTAGTCGTCGGGAAGTAGACGGTGTAGCCCTCTGGGGAAGTCCCACTCTTCCTGCCTACCTGCAGCAGCATCTGGTGGCCGGGACAGCCTCCTTTGCCCCGGACAGTCTTGGACGCCCCGGGCTCATCATTGGACGCCAGCTTGCAGAACAACTTGGTCTGCGTCCGGGCCACCTGGTCACCCTTTTCTCTATGCGCCATCTTCCAACCGGCACGCGGCCTCGCGTGCGCGTCAGACAGTTCTATATTGCAGGTTTGTATGAAACGCTGCTGGCCGATTTTGACCACCTTTACGTCTTTACCTCCCTTGAGGCGGCGCGCGCCCTGCTGGCGTACGGACCAGATGAAGTCACACGCTTTGATCTCACGCTTCAGGATGTTCAGGAGGCATCGCACATTGCGCGCCAGATTGAAGAGTATTTTGGACTTCCGGTCATTGCCCGCACCATCTATGAGGTCTTTCGCAATCTGTTTGCCTGGGTGCGGCTTCAGGAAAGCATCATTCCGCTGGTTATCAGTATTATCGTGATTGTAGCCGCCTTTAACATGTTAGCCATGCTCTTGATGGTGGTTCTCGAAAAAACCCGAGAGATCGGCATTTTAGCAAGCATGGGTGCTTCTCAGCAGCGGCTGCAACGGCTATACCTGATACTGGGGCTGCTGACCGGAACGATCGGTACCCTGCTCGGTGAGCTACTAGCCCTGGGCCTAGCGCTGCTGCAACAACAGTTGGGGATTATCCCATTGCCGGCTGAGGCCTACTACATGCGCACAGCGCCTGTTGCTCTCCATGCAGTTGACTTCATCCTGGTTGCTTTCGTTACTATTTTATTATGTGGGCTAGCTTCCTTTGTGCCCGCCCGCATTGCTGCCCGCATGAATCCAATCCAGGTTATCCGCTTTCATTGA
- a CDS encoding molybdenum cofactor biosynthesis protein MoaE: MEYRSSTVWLRLLHEPLPIAEAVSFLQVPEAGGLSLFLGTTRRWTDQRETLSLFYEAYEAMALGEMRRLADEACRQWPVCRLCLWHRLDEVPVCEISVLVGVATPHRAEAFAACRFLIDTLKRQVPIWKRETLSDGQNIWVEEGIPEAKRR, from the coding sequence ATGGAATACCGGTCATCCACCGTATGGCTTCGTCTGCTTCATGAGCCGCTTCCTATAGCGGAAGCGGTATCGTTTCTGCAAGTACCAGAGGCAGGTGGTCTGTCTCTGTTTCTGGGCACGACGCGCCGATGGACCGATCAGCGCGAGACGCTTTCGCTCTTCTATGAGGCCTACGAAGCGATGGCCTTAGGCGAAATGAGGCGACTGGCAGACGAAGCCTGCCGCCAGTGGCCTGTTTGTCGGCTCTGCCTCTGGCACCGCCTGGACGAAGTGCCGGTCTGCGAGATCAGCGTACTGGTTGGCGTGGCCACCCCGCACCGCGCCGAAGCCTTCGCCGCCTGCCGCTTTCTGATTGACACGCTTAAGCGCCAGGTGCCTATCTGGAAACGTGAGACCCTTTCGGATGGACAGAACATCTGGGTTGAGGAAGGCATTCCCGAAGCTAAACGTCGGTAA
- a CDS encoding glycoside hydrolase family 18 protein — protein sequence MRTSWLCLLSFWISWGCALEQAAPGYRVVGYLYGPRMDSLAVLDLSGLTHVNYAFANVRPDGRVVLETAADSVRLRRLTELRGSDGPQILLSIGGWAWSDYFSDAALTPASRRRFAASAGSLLVGFGLDGLDIDWEYPGQPGEGNVYRAADRENFTRLLATVRTLLDSLTQVQGRPYLLTIAAAAGPAYLAHVEIERVYPLVDFINLMTYDFHGSWTDHTGHHANLYPSSLDPEKMSVDGAVRRYLAAGVPGAKLVIGVPFYGRGWQEVRPEHQGRYQPYGMPVEKELSFAVLQRYYVGREGVTRYWDAEAQAPYLWHPEQRIFISYEDEQSLEAKIAYVRMQQLGGIMFWEYSGDWEGRLRCVVASINPLLQCDEEK from the coding sequence ATGCGCACGAGCTGGCTATGCTTGCTGAGCTTCTGGATAAGCTGGGGGTGTGCGCTGGAGCAGGCGGCGCCAGGCTATCGGGTGGTAGGCTATCTCTATGGTCCCCGTATGGACAGTCTGGCTGTATTGGATTTATCGGGACTCACGCATGTGAACTATGCCTTCGCCAATGTGCGCCCTGATGGGCGGGTTGTGTTGGAGACAGCCGCCGACAGCGTGCGGTTGCGTCGCCTGACGGAGCTGCGGGGCTCCGATGGTCCGCAGATACTCCTTTCGATAGGGGGCTGGGCGTGGTCCGACTATTTTTCAGACGCAGCGCTGACGCCGGCTTCGCGGCGTCGTTTTGCGGCAAGTGCGGGGTCGCTGCTGGTTGGGTTCGGACTGGACGGGCTGGACATCGACTGGGAGTATCCGGGGCAGCCGGGTGAGGGGAACGTCTATCGCGCAGCAGATCGCGAGAATTTTACCCGGTTGCTGGCAACGGTGCGGACGCTGCTGGACTCCCTGACGCAGGTGCAGGGGCGTCCGTATCTACTGACCATTGCGGCAGCAGCCGGTCCGGCGTATCTGGCGCACGTCGAGATTGAGCGGGTGTACCCCCTGGTGGATTTTATCAACCTGATGACGTATGATTTTCACGGGAGCTGGACGGACCATACGGGGCATCATGCCAATCTGTATCCGTCCTCTCTGGATCCAGAAAAGATGTCGGTGGATGGGGCCGTGCGGCGTTATCTGGCGGCCGGGGTGCCGGGAGCAAAACTGGTGATCGGGGTGCCGTTCTACGGGCGAGGGTGGCAGGAAGTGCGGCCAGAGCATCAGGGGCGGTATCAGCCCTACGGGATGCCGGTGGAAAAGGAGCTTTCCTTTGCCGTATTGCAGCGGTACTACGTGGGGCGGGAGGGGGTTACGCGGTACTGGGATGCCGAAGCGCAGGCGCCTTATTTATGGCATCCCGAGCAACGTATCTTTATTTCCTATGAAGACGAACAATCGCTGGAAGCAAAAATAGCGTACGTGCGGATGCAGCAACTGGGCGGGATAATGTTCTGGGAGTACAGTGGAGATTGGGAGGGGCGGCTACGGTGTGTTGTTGCTTCAATAAATCCGTTATTGCAATGCGACGAAGAGAAGTAA
- a CDS encoding cytidine deaminase has translation MSRALQMIHEGPVAVSAILQQLRTLVREVKSRAYVPYSGRPAAVVLLLSDGAWIPGVRVESASFSLTIPPLQNAWTTAVALGRRDIVAAAFSEPVDVSSRAFLEELGILPEVECADLLTASPEALPGLREPLTPFWNGQLTLQQGIPVARQVARRAWAPHSDFPVGCLLQLKDGRCIPGVNVEHPDWTRTLCAERNALGTALSYGITPAAWQALFLSCLKDTQGTPCGACRQLLAEHRPDLPVWMDRGLENPPQILRVDAMLPGFFVLQ, from the coding sequence ATGTCCCGTGCTTTACAAATGATCCATGAGGGTCCTGTGGCTGTCTCGGCTATACTACAGCAACTGCGGACGCTGGTTCGCGAAGTAAAAAGCCGCGCCTATGTTCCCTACTCGGGGCGTCCCGCCGCGGTGGTCCTGTTGCTTTCGGACGGTGCCTGGATCCCAGGTGTTCGCGTTGAGAGCGCCTCGTTTTCCCTGACAATCCCGCCGTTGCAGAATGCGTGGACGACAGCGGTTGCACTGGGACGCCGGGACATAGTGGCGGCTGCATTTTCGGAGCCTGTGGACGTGTCCTCTCGTGCCTTTTTAGAGGAATTGGGAATCCTGCCAGAAGTGGAATGTGCAGATCTCCTTACAGCTTCGCCTGAAGCATTGCCAGGATTGCGCGAACCATTGACGCCTTTCTGGAACGGACAATTGACCCTGCAGCAGGGTATTCCGGTTGCGCGTCAGGTGGCCAGGCGCGCCTGGGCGCCGCATTCTGATTTTCCGGTAGGTTGCCTGCTGCAGTTGAAAGATGGGCGGTGCATCCCTGGAGTTAATGTCGAGCATCCTGACTGGACGCGGACGCTCTGTGCCGAGCGTAACGCGCTTGGGACGGCATTAAGCTATGGAATTACTCCGGCTGCATGGCAGGCGCTTTTTCTATCCTGCCTAAAGGATACGCAGGGAACACCCTGTGGAGCCTGTCGGCAGCTACTGGCTGAGCACCGGCCGGATTTGCCTGTGTGGATGGATCGTGGTCTGGAGAATCCTCCGCAGATCTTGAGGGTTGATGCTATGTTGCCGGGTTTTTTTGTGTTGCAATAA
- a CDS encoding MoaD/ThiS family protein — translation MQQGAHIQLRVLLFSVLRERLGQHELCVSIPLPATGTRLLDYLAEQYPEIATYRSVLRLAVNREYVPESVELHEGDEIALITPVSGG, via the coding sequence ATGCAGCAGGGGGCTCACATTCAGCTTCGGGTGTTACTTTTCAGCGTGCTCCGCGAGCGTCTGGGGCAACATGAGCTGTGCGTATCCATCCCCCTGCCCGCTACTGGCACCCGATTGCTGGACTACCTGGCCGAGCAATACCCGGAAATTGCTACCTACCGGTCGGTTCTGCGGCTGGCTGTCAATCGGGAGTACGTGCCTGAGTCGGTCGAACTGCATGAAGGAGACGAAATTGCACTGATCACGCCCGTGAGTGGTGGCTAA
- a CDS encoding lamin tail domain-containing protein: MYRFLWILLLPLPVQAQFFEAFSDGNFTENPPWYGTLAHWTIDTLNGNPRLRTNGRPRPDTLFLTTPSAVSWGLWQLTLSYEQVNLSNFNGVRIYLLADTADLRAPVHGYFLQLGTNNRDEVRLYRQDGNPATRRILLGRSAPVLTAPTQTLTLKVLRTETGHWSVFLNGRLLFEATDATYWRSRYFGLWVKHTAATARSYAFDNLMAAGETERIDLIRPRVTRAFYRQQLRAFVVAFSEPIDTTRIPSNAFYVTASSFAGFPQRIQWTASGQTVHLHYHRVPPSDTYQLSVQGLQDLAGNALRDTVVTLAVTTDTLPPRLLDLYPVDSRRIGLRFNEPVNGCNSTAYSLLEGPAVLQVLDCPAPPRPDFTLLLTAPMIPQTTYVLRVEALTDTVGNPMQPVQRALAFPGDPGPISAGDLIINEVLYAPAQPGLEFVELYNRAPYALDLQKVFWHDARGRAQPLADRAFLIAPGAYAVLAEDTTALRTVFSVAAVLLQPVSWPSLNNDSDAIVLKRGDGLLLDSLWYHAAMGEPGRSLERRDPDLPTLLLANWAVSAAPRGATPGRQNSRYEPDQSPPAVRFVAVRDSLTVTVLVNEMLDPTSVQPAAFELDDGTRPLTATWIPEVRHVRLRFARPLQQQRRLVVHGLRDLKGNRLTATVHPLAYPPAPATLRVNEILYAPLADPYDGRPDQPEYVELINTSSRHLNLEGLFWTDVPNEHGQADTVHLPIRWQALAPGSLAVVFNVPPGRDPQAFMAAAFPNALRHPGTIWIAIPGRGLGLRNDGDLIHLQYGSLTLDSVYYRPSWHQAGIRETTGLALERLLPEGPSNDSANWTSSPHPSGGTPGQPNAARLQDRPSLPERPALEVAPSPFSPDGDGIDDVVTFRYRLPAPSALVRVRIFDSQGRLVRTLGPMHSGAQGMLLWDGRDDAGAALPIGIYVVLLEAMDAPNGRILKSKAPVVLARPLR, from the coding sequence ATGTACCGCTTCCTCTGGATCCTGCTCCTTCCTCTTCCCGTACAGGCCCAGTTTTTTGAAGCGTTCAGCGACGGTAACTTCACCGAAAACCCTCCCTGGTACGGGACCCTCGCCCATTGGACCATCGACACGCTTAATGGGAATCCCCGACTCCGCACCAATGGCCGTCCCCGACCTGACACGCTCTTCCTGACCACTCCTTCTGCGGTCTCCTGGGGCCTCTGGCAACTCACGCTCAGCTATGAGCAGGTCAACCTGAGCAACTTCAACGGCGTGCGCATCTACCTGCTGGCTGACACAGCCGATCTGCGCGCTCCGGTCCATGGCTATTTCCTCCAGCTTGGAACCAATAACCGCGACGAGGTACGCCTTTATCGCCAGGATGGAAATCCGGCTACCCGACGCATTCTGCTCGGACGTAGTGCTCCTGTGCTGACTGCGCCCACCCAGACGTTGACGTTAAAAGTTTTACGCACCGAAACCGGCCACTGGAGCGTCTTTTTGAACGGTCGCCTCCTGTTTGAAGCTACTGACGCGACGTACTGGCGCAGCCGCTACTTCGGGCTCTGGGTAAAACACACGGCTGCCACTGCCCGCAGCTATGCGTTTGACAACCTGATGGCTGCCGGTGAAACCGAGCGCATCGATCTTATTCGCCCTCGGGTTACCCGTGCTTTCTATCGCCAACAACTGCGCGCTTTCGTTGTAGCTTTCTCTGAACCTATCGACACGACGCGAATCCCCTCCAATGCCTTCTACGTAACCGCCTCCTCGTTTGCTGGATTCCCCCAACGAATCCAGTGGACCGCGTCCGGCCAGACCGTCCACCTGCACTACCACCGCGTGCCTCCTTCTGATACGTATCAGCTTTCCGTTCAGGGGCTGCAAGACCTGGCCGGTAATGCCCTGCGCGACACGGTCGTGACGCTCGCTGTCACAACAGACACCCTGCCTCCTCGGCTGCTTGATCTGTATCCCGTGGATAGCCGTCGGATCGGCCTGCGTTTCAACGAACCGGTGAATGGCTGCAATTCGACTGCCTATAGCCTCCTGGAAGGTCCTGCCGTGCTGCAGGTACTGGACTGCCCCGCTCCTCCCCGCCCTGACTTTACGCTGCTGCTGACGGCGCCCATGATTCCTCAGACTACTTACGTCCTTCGCGTCGAGGCCTTGACCGACACGGTAGGCAACCCTATGCAACCGGTGCAGCGTGCGCTGGCATTTCCCGGCGATCCCGGCCCCATTAGCGCCGGCGACCTTATTATCAATGAAGTACTCTATGCCCCTGCGCAGCCAGGCCTCGAATTTGTAGAACTGTATAACCGAGCTCCTTATGCACTGGACCTGCAGAAGGTTTTCTGGCACGACGCCCGTGGCCGCGCGCAACCCCTGGCCGATCGGGCCTTTCTTATCGCGCCCGGTGCTTATGCCGTGCTCGCCGAAGACACCACCGCCCTGCGAACCGTCTTCAGCGTAGCGGCAGTGCTCCTGCAACCTGTTTCCTGGCCTTCGCTCAACAATGACAGCGACGCTATCGTATTAAAGCGAGGCGATGGGCTGCTTCTCGATTCGCTCTGGTACCACGCAGCCATGGGTGAACCGGGACGCTCCCTGGAGCGCCGGGATCCCGACCTTCCCACCCTGCTGCTCGCCAACTGGGCGGTCAGTGCAGCTCCCCGCGGAGCTACGCCCGGACGCCAGAACAGCCGCTACGAACCTGACCAATCGCCACCGGCTGTTCGCTTTGTGGCCGTGCGCGACAGCTTAACGGTCACTGTCCTGGTTAACGAAATGCTGGATCCAACCTCTGTTCAGCCCGCTGCTTTTGAACTGGACGACGGTACCCGTCCCCTGACGGCTACCTGGATACCTGAGGTCCGGCACGTCCGTCTGCGCTTTGCGCGTCCTTTGCAGCAACAACGCCGGTTGGTTGTCCACGGGCTGCGTGACCTCAAGGGCAATCGGCTGACGGCAACCGTGCACCCGCTGGCCTATCCACCCGCCCCGGCAACCCTCCGCGTCAATGAGATACTTTACGCTCCATTGGCCGATCCGTACGACGGCCGCCCCGATCAACCCGAGTACGTTGAGCTGATCAACACGTCATCCCGCCATCTCAACCTTGAAGGACTCTTCTGGACGGACGTGCCGAACGAACACGGCCAGGCAGACACAGTACATCTGCCGATCCGCTGGCAGGCGCTTGCGCCAGGCAGTCTGGCCGTTGTTTTCAACGTCCCTCCTGGACGGGATCCTCAGGCATTTATGGCGGCAGCCTTCCCGAACGCACTTCGTCATCCCGGTACCATCTGGATTGCGATACCCGGACGTGGACTGGGCTTGCGCAATGACGGCGACCTCATCCACCTGCAATACGGTTCCTTGACCCTCGACTCCGTGTACTATCGCCCTTCCTGGCATCAGGCAGGCATTCGGGAAACCACAGGGCTGGCCCTGGAGCGGTTGCTTCCAGAGGGACCTTCGAACGATTCCGCCAACTGGACCAGTAGCCCCCATCCTTCTGGGGGCACGCCGGGCCAGCCCAATGCCGCTCGCCTCCAGGACCGTCCCTCGCTTCCTGAGCGTCCAGCCTTAGAGGTTGCGCCTTCTCCTTTTTCGCCAGATGGCGACGGGATCGATGATGTCGTCACCTTTCGCTACAGGTTGCCCGCGCCCAGCGCACTGGTGCGCGTCCGCATCTTTGACAGTCAGGGCCGTCTGGTACGAACGCTGGGCCCCATGCATAGCGGTGCGCAGGGCATGTTGCTCTGGGACGGCCGCGACGATGCAGGAGCAGCGCTCCCAATCGGAATTTACGTTGTCTTGTTGGAGGCCATGGATGCCCCGAACGGCCGCATACTGAAAAGCAAAGCTCCGGTCGTCCTGGCGCGCCCGCTTCGGTAG
- a CDS encoding N(4)-(beta-N-acetylglucosaminyl)-L-asparaginase: MRRREVIQLGLISGLLGAFGLRCTSSVGFRRPVAVATWNHGQQAVEAAWRRLQQGGSLLDAVEAGVRVVEADPSVRTVGLGGYPDATGRVTLDASIMEGTGRCGAVAFLEGFVHPVSIARRVMEKTPHVFLVGEGAQDFARAEGFEETNLLTPAAAQDWQRWKARQARQTPPPPNLENTNRIDATNHDTVGLLMVDEEGRLAGACSTSGAAFKLRGRVGDSPIIGAGLFVDDEVGAACATGWGEGVIRIAGSHLVVELMRQGDDPEVACRKAVQRYQAKSPGSETLQVGFLALRRDGAVGAYSLRPGFTYAVKTRDQKVQLLQAPSLLR; this comes from the coding sequence ATGCGACGAAGAGAAGTAATTCAGCTAGGACTGATCTCTGGTCTACTAGGAGCGTTTGGACTTCGATGTACGTCTTCGGTCGGGTTTCGGCGGCCTGTTGCGGTGGCTACCTGGAATCATGGCCAGCAGGCTGTTGAGGCAGCCTGGCGGAGGCTTCAGCAGGGCGGCAGTCTGCTGGATGCGGTGGAGGCAGGGGTGCGAGTAGTAGAAGCAGACCCGAGCGTCCGTACGGTAGGACTGGGAGGCTATCCAGACGCAACGGGACGGGTGACGCTGGACGCTTCCATTATGGAAGGAACGGGGCGGTGTGGAGCGGTTGCGTTTTTAGAGGGATTTGTGCACCCGGTCTCGATAGCCCGGCGCGTGATGGAAAAGACCCCGCACGTCTTTCTGGTGGGAGAGGGAGCGCAGGATTTTGCTCGGGCCGAAGGATTTGAAGAGACAAACCTGTTGACGCCAGCCGCCGCGCAGGATTGGCAGCGCTGGAAAGCCCGGCAAGCTCGGCAAACCCCTCCGCCACCCAACCTGGAAAATACCAATCGTATTGATGCGACCAATCATGATACCGTCGGGCTGTTGATGGTGGATGAGGAAGGACGGTTGGCAGGCGCCTGCTCCACCAGTGGTGCAGCCTTCAAGTTGCGCGGACGAGTGGGCGACTCGCCCATTATCGGCGCCGGGCTGTTTGTGGATGACGAGGTGGGGGCCGCCTGCGCCACGGGTTGGGGAGAAGGGGTCATTCGCATTGCAGGTTCTCATCTGGTCGTCGAGCTTATGCGGCAGGGCGACGATCCTGAAGTAGCTTGCCGCAAGGCTGTGCAACGCTACCAGGCCAAAAGTCCGGGCAGCGAAACGTTACAGGTGGGTTTCCTGGCGCTGCGACGTGATGGAGCGGTAGGCGCCTACAGCCTGCGTCCTGGTTTCACCTATGCGGTAAAAACCCGAGATCAGAAAGTGCAATTGCTACAGGCCCCCAGTCTCCTGCGCTGA
- a CDS encoding HesB/IscA family protein encodes MSSTTLQTPIRLTPRAAQEIRKIMQTKQIPEGYALRVGVRGGGCSGMSYLLGFDRKREYDLEFEVEGIPIYMDRRHGLYLMGTTIDYHDGLNARGFVFNNPNATQTCGCGSSFAV; translated from the coding sequence ATGAGCAGCACGACCTTGCAAACTCCGATCCGGCTGACGCCCCGCGCTGCCCAAGAAATTCGGAAGATCATGCAGACCAAGCAGATTCCGGAGGGGTATGCCCTGCGCGTGGGCGTTCGCGGCGGTGGTTGTTCCGGCATGAGCTATCTGCTGGGCTTTGATCGGAAGCGTGAGTACGACTTGGAATTTGAGGTTGAAGGCATTCCCATTTACATGGATCGCCGGCACGGTCTATATTTAATGGGCACAACCATCGACTATCACGACGGGCTGAACGCCCGGGGATTTGTTTTCAATAATCCCAATGCAACCCAGACCTGCGGCTGCGGCTCAAGTTTTGCAGTTTAA